From Rutidosis leptorrhynchoides isolate AG116_Rl617_1_P2 chromosome 3, CSIRO_AGI_Rlap_v1, whole genome shotgun sequence, a single genomic window includes:
- the LOC139897318 gene encoding protein gamma response 1 yields MENEVQTSPDHTYEVDGADTEYISGLSTLLAATIQETKESVSQIEYLFCKQLYPDFQSELKKVYSETKKAAENEWKKKENDLMDQIKKLQIEEEKVNEENEFLKMENSKMKNVPKDIEEELKRKTKEIAEKRELQKSLRELLDSKANLVNGNEKRKTELEQEINDLKLKLEEKEKSNSDLLKLIEEKEYEIKRKNDKMNELSERLQSLENKYDEKKKYQETVIVNMRTQAFEHSKTIKLLNDCEMENQLQKGKRTLVMKVKCLEEEVDKLKNGIRVKSEESIEEMELHGKLLQQIEVKNGEIMIEKQKRREVIEAYKKLKSQYNYLCSKSGLTQENMTKVDKESANNDQSILNSPVASRKPPNIPMSTFETTNRTINQQNNKKETTQPDSDTKTNILSGTKRRVSHWRDTRPAKSRNGPDPHDDFLDTPLENIKEDLKKKSKEEEIQHLPGPDPKDMSFDSSDDETQDVNADLAQRTEKKSFKYVESVRKKAERANLKGVECKQCKKFYDAVLPDGNGDKQNLRCEHHEGVSRHRYRFAPPSTPEGFWNIGFESEM; encoded by the exons ATGGAAAACGAAGTACAAACGTCTCCAGATCACACTTATGAGGTTGATGGTGCCGATACAGAGTATATTTCAGGACTTAGTACCTTATTGGCTGCCACAATtcaggaaacaaaagaaagtgtttCTCAGATCGAATATCTGTTCTGCAAACAGTTGTATCCCGATTTTCAATCGGAATTGAAAAAGGTGTATTCCGAGACTAAAAAAGCTGCAGAAAACGAATGGAAAAAGAAGGAAAATGATCTGATGGATCAAATAAAGAAACTTCAAATTGAAgaagaaaaggttaatgaagaaaacGAGTTTCTAAAGATGGAAAACAGCAAGATGAAGAATGTTCCAAAAGATATTGAAGAGGAGTTGAAAAGGAAGACAAAAGAGATAGCTGAAAAACGAGAACTACAAAAAAGCTTACGTGAACTTTTAGATTCGAAGGCCAATTTGGTAAATGGTAATGAAAAGAGAAAAACGGAGCTTGAACaggaaattaatgatttaaaattgaAGTTAGAAGAAAAAGAGAAATCTAATTCTGATTTGCTTAAGTTAATCGAGGAGAAGGAATACGAAATAAAACGAAAAAATGATAAAATGAACGAGCTTTCTGAAAGGCTTCAAAGTTTGGAAAATAAATACGATGAGAAAAAGAAGTATCAAGAAACGGTGATCGTAAACATGAGAACTCAAGCTTTTGAACATTCGAAGACTATAAAGCTTCTAAACGATTGTGAGATGGAAAATC AGCTTCAGAAGGGGAAACGAACGCTTGTTATGAAGGTAAAATGTTTAGAGGAGGAGGTTGATAAGCTTAAAAACGGTATAAGGGTAAAAAGTGAAGAATCAATTGAAGAAATGGAACTGCATGGTAAATTGCTGCAGCAGATTGAAGTAAAAAATGGTGAGATTATGATCGAGAAACAGAAACGAAGGGAAGTTATAGAGGCTTATAAGAAGCTTAAATCTCAGTATAACTATTTATGTTCAAAATCGGGGTTAACTCAGGAAAATATGACTAAAGTTGATAAAGAGTCTGCAAACAATGATCAGAGTATATTGAATTCACCTG TTGCAAGCAGAAAACCCCCAAATATCCCAATGTCTACTTTTGAAACAACTAATCGTACTATAAACCAACAAAACAACAAAAAGGAAACTACACAACCCGACAGTGACACAAAGACAAACATATTATCCGGAACAAAACGTCGCGTTTCTCATTGGAGAGACACGAGACCTGCAAAAAGCAGAAACGGGCCCGACCCTCATGATGATTTTCTTGATACTCCATTAGAAAACATCAAAGAAGACTTGAAGAAAAAGTCAAAGGAAGAAGAGATTCAGCATCTTCCGGGCCCGGATCCTAAAGACATGAGTTTTGACAGTTCAGACGATGAGACACAGGACGTAAATGCTGACCTGGCCCAAAGAACCGAGAAGAAAAGTTTCAAGTACGTTGAATCTGTAAGAAAGAAAGCCGAACGGGCTAATTTGAAAGGAGTTGAATGCAAGCAATGTAAGAAGTTTTATGATGCTGTTCTTCCTGATGGTAATGGTGATAAGCAAAATTTACGTTGTGAGCATCATGAAGGTGTTTCTAGGCATCGATATAGATTTGCACCTCCGTCGACTCCTGAAGGTTTTTGGAATATTGGATTTGAATCTGAAATGTGA